The following are from one region of the Corylus avellana chromosome ca1, CavTom2PMs-1.0 genome:
- the LOC132165263 gene encoding protein RALF-like 33 produces the protein MEAANRCRFLVLCAILAAHLALCSSTALDFIGGVPIQSECRGSIGECLLAGGGAGLELEEFAMDSESHRRILATKQYISYGALRRNSVPCSRRGASYYNCRTGAQANPYTRGCSAITRCRR, from the coding sequence ATGGAAGCCGCAAATCGCTGCCGTTTTCTCGTGCTATGTGCAATCCTGGCCGCCCATTTGGCGCTCTGCTCTTCCACGGCCCTTGATTTCATTGGAGGCGTCCCTATTCAATCGGAGTGCCGCGGCTCGATCGGCGAGTGCCTGCTCGCTGGCGGGGGCGCGGGGTTGGAATTGGAGGAGTTCGCGATGGACTCGGAGAGCCACCGGCGCATCCTAGCCACGAAGCAGTACATAAGCTACGGTGCGCTGAGGAGGAACAGTGTGCCCTGCTCTCGACGTGGCGCGTCGTACTACAATTGCCGAACTGGTGCTCAGGCCAATCCCTACACTCGTGGGTGCAGTGCGATTACTCGCTGTAGGCGCTga
- the LOC132189705 gene encoding heat shock factor-binding protein has translation MDGHDTDDPKQSTADMTVFVQNLLQQMQSRFQTMSESIITKIDEMGGRIDELEQSINELRAEMGVEGSPSPSVPSQPKPESKSAADDSV, from the exons GATGGGCATGACACAGATGACCCTAAACAGAGCACTGCTGATATGACAGTTTTT GTGCAAAATCTTCTTCAGCAGATG CAATCCAGATTCCAGACAATGTCTGAGTCCATCATCACAAAGA TTGACGAGATGGGCGGCAGGATAGATGAGTTAGAGCAGAGCATCAACGAGCTCAGAGCCGAGATGGGAGTGGAGGGCTCACCTTCTCCTTCGGTCCCTTCCCAGCCAAAGCCAGAATCCAAGTCAGCCGCCGACGATTCAGTGTAA